The Haloarcula taiwanensis region AACCACATCTCGGAGCGCATGCAGGACCGCAATCGCGAAAGCCTGCTGCAGATCGAGCTCCCGAGCTGCGACTCGTTCAGACATCTCACCGTTAGCATAGGGGATGGCATACGTGAGCGCAGCCGCGAGTTTGCCGAGCCCGTATCGTTCTAGGAGGAGGTCGAGGTCCTGGTCGTGTGGTGAGCGACCGACCGCCTCGATGAGAGTGGGGGTGACGGTATACTCGTCACCGTCCAGATCTGCAGTCAGCGTGATCGGGACAGCGGAATACGTGTGCGTCTTCTGGTCTTCATCTCGGGTCATGACACCGAGGTCAACGAGCGTTCCCATATCCGAGTACGCTGTCGTTCGAGGAATCTCTACCGCAGCGACGATATCGTCGATGGTTACGTCGCCCTCACGGAGAACAAACGTGTAGAGCCGGGCCAAGCGTGGCTCTTCCAGTAGTTGTGCAATCGATAGGAGCCCATTGATAGCTCGTTCTGGGTCCCCGGCGACTTTCGACATACAATTCATAATTCATGTATTGGGTAATAACTGTTGGGACGGCGTCTTCAGCGCTGGCGGTATCTGATACCTACCGGTTATCGGTCAGTTCCGGCGCAACACTTCGGGTAATTCCACGCAGTCTCGGGATAGTATTGAATAGTTGTCGCTGCTCAGAGCAAAGGTAATCGTCGCCGGAGTGGTGTTTGTGGGGTGGGTTTACTGTCGGTTTCAGATTCGTTTTTTACTGTAGCTACCGAGTGTCTGACTGAGCTGGGTTTTCGCGGGTTCGTAGCGAGCAGTACCACTGTGCAATATCCAGATTATGCCACAGACAAGTTCACAGTGGATGTTGACTGATTCGGTAGCGCAACATGACTTCGATTGCTCTGCTCACAGCGGTTCGAATCTGGAGATCAGGAGAAGTCACCGAGTGTGGTCCGCTCTGTCTCTCCACTCGTCTCACCGCCAGACTCGTCCGCCCCATGATACCGGACAAGTTCGACATCCGAATCACGTGACCGGATCGATTGACTGAATGGGACCGCTGCGCGGCTGTCGTTACTGGGGTCCCACTCACTGACCGCATCTAAGACATTCTCGCTCGTTACCTGGCCGATACTCTCAGCCTCACGGACGGTGTCGAGAAAGAGCGATTCACCGTTCTCTGAAAGCAAAGCCGATAGCCGCTCAATCAGATAAGCTTCGACACCGGGATCCCAATCGGACGTCGAGCCACCCGTTGTGTCTATCTGATCTTTCAGCGTATTGTAGCGGTACCGTCCAAATTGATCGGCTGCATCAAGAAGGTACATATCGGGGCCAGGAACCCCGGCCTCTATTTGGGCGGCCAGTGTTCCCAACCACTCAGGTTCGGTTGGCATATCAATGGGGGTGAACAGATGGCTCAAACTCTCGATTGCTGTCGAGAGATTCCCCATCGTACCTGCGAACCCGCTGATATCGAGACCGAATCGATCTTCAATCTGCCCGACAGACATACCTTCACACCACAGCCAGCAGCCAAGGGCTGCCGTCGTTCCCTCTGAGTCGGCAAGATCGTGTGCCGACATCCAGTTTCCAAGCGTCCCTCCCCCGGTCATCGATAACCCTGCATCGCAGTGGTAGTATTCAGCTGCAAGCCGCTGGACGAGTGCCTCTGGCGTGAGTTTACCTTCTTGCGAGGACAACCATTCAGACAGGCTGAGTACCGACTCAATGGTGTTATCGAACCAGTTGCTGTGTTCGTATTCGACGAGCGCACGTCCCTGGTCAGTCGCCTCGTAACGCGTCTTTTCTGCCTGCGGTTGTGAGACTATTTGATTGACTAGTCCTTGGCGGGTCAGCCACGCAAGCGTCTCGCTCACAGCGTCAGTAATCTCCTTACCAGGTTCGACATCCATCGCAGTCCGAAGATGCTGCGGGATTTGTTCGACGGTTTCCGACCAATAAAGCGTTGATCGGATGAATTCCATCACTTCTTGATCAGATTCCCATCCATAGGCGACGAGCTCCAGTACTAACCACCGGAGGGTACTCTGGCCAGAGAGGTGTGTCTCGACATCCTCTAGGTCTTTTTCTTCAATTGGTGTATCGAACTGAAACTGATCAGATGCGTTTTCATCACCGAACAAGCAGAACGCATATGCTTGGTCGTACTTATCCGCGTCACGCCCTGCTCGGCCTACCCACTGCACGTACTCGTAGACGCCAATGAATTCACCTGTCCAGTGCTTGAGATCGGCAACGATAACGGACTGTACCGGGGAGTCAAACCCATAGCTGAGCGTTGTTGTACAGCATACACACTGAATTACGCCCTCATCGATGTACTGCTCGATGAGTTCCTTGATTCCATCTTCTAACCCAGCGTGGTGATACCCGACACCGGCAGTGAGCATACTAATCAGTGTCCGGTGTTCGTCCGTCAGTTCAGTGCTGATCGCTTCCTTGATATCCGCTTCGAAGTCCACGTTGTGGTCTGTCTCAAACTGATAGAGCTTCGATAATCCACGGGCACGGGATTCAGTATAGCTACGCTGGTTGTTGAAGATGAGGAACGGGCCCTTCTCCTCGTGAGACCGAATGAGTCGAGCTAATTGTTGTGCGTACTTTTCTTCAGTTGTCTCAACGGGAGTCTCCTCAATTGGGACTGCTCGTTTTTCACTGCTGATCGTGAGGTCTGCATCCAGCCACCGGGCGATTGTATGCGGGTTCCCGACTGTCGCTGAGATTCCAAGCAGCTCCATCCCACTTTCAAGAGCGGCACTGATCCCCTTCTCGATGTTCGCACCCCGATGGCTGCTATAAATTTCGTGAAAGTCATCGAGAATGACTGTATCAAATCGATTCGCGTACCCACGGACGACAGCCTCGTAGAAGGACTCGAACGTTGCGACAACGATATTTGCCTGCGCATAGCCGTGGCCCTTATTGACTGTTGCATCCTCTGGTGTCCACGCAGAGACAGTCTGATACTTTTCAGTTACCAGTGATACTGATGGGACAAGATATGCCACGTTGTCGCCATTCTGAAGGGCTTTTTTTGTGACGGCTTCAGCGACGAACGTCTTTCCATTCCCCGTCTCAGCAATCAAAAGGTGGTTCCCGTCGTCAAGCACGCTGTCAGCAAATGCCTCGTGCTGCGTGAGGGTGAGATCAGTAAATTCCGGCGGTTTCTGGTCCAGAAGGTCCTGAATAAGCTCCTGGTCTCTCTCCGGGATCGATTCTGGAATTGGCGGCATTATGCTTCATATGATGTTTCGTGATTTAAAATGTCCCACACGTTGTGCGGTTAGTCGTCCCACACATCCAACATTAGTTTGGCCGGGGCCTCTTCGAGTAGTCGTGATGATCATCCTTGTCGTAGGCACGTTTCCAGTCTGAGGATATGAAATCGAACAGCGCCGCTTTCTCCTCAGCGGCCACAGGGTCAGCGAAGCACATCTTGTTGTGCCGGACCGCCTGTGTCGAGACACTGGTCGGCAAAGGCACTCATCTAGCGGTTCATCGGTGTACAGCAGGATCGT contains the following coding sequences:
- a CDS encoding transcriptional regulator TrmB, translated to MSKVAGDPERAINGLLSIAQLLEEPRLARLYTFVLREGDVTIDDIVAAVEIPRTTAYSDMGTLVDLGVMTRDEDQKTHTYSAVPITLTADLDGDEYTVTPTLIEAVGRSPHDQDLDLLLERYGLGKLAAALTYAIPYANGEMSERVAARELDLQQAFAIAVLHALRDVVQDMETVDPYFEDIRNARDQPPSAED